Genomic DNA from Candidatus Zymogenus saltonus:
GTTTTCTCTGTTTTTACAATACTTTGGAAAGATTTGATGTCCATGATTTACCTTATCATGGTGGCAAATCTTTTACAATCACCAAATATTTTATCGTTTTTATATAAACCGCCGTATCAAGGAAGTGAAAAATGAGCGGCAACAAATATTGGACAAATAAAATATTTAAATCTATTTTATTATATTTTTCCTATTTATAGCACAGATATTTAATTATTGTCAATCAATTTCTTTTTACTATTTATATGATTTTAATATCAATCTTCAAATTTTATTTCTTGACTTTATGTCATCCCAATGATATATTTCCACAATTAAAGAACTGTATTGAGGATTACCATGAGTAAAAATAATAGGAGTGTGAAAAGCGTAGGCCTTAAAGGGATGAAATATGCATCCCTTCTTATTTTAACTTTGGTTTTTACCATTTCCTTTGTAGGCCTGGTCGCTGGTGAAGATAATAAAAGGATTGCAATCGTTCCCTTTCAGATAAACAGTCCCGAAAACCTGGATTACCTGGAAGGTTCGATCTTCAATATGCTCGCGTCTCGCCTATCCGTGGATGAAACCATCAGCGTGATAGAGAGAACAACCGTTTTGAAGGCACTTGGGAAAGATAAATACGCCCTCCTTACTGCCGACGACGCCGTGGCGTTGGGTAAGAGGCTCGGGGCCGACTACGTCGTCTTCGGGTCCCTGACAAAGCTCGGGGAGACATTTTCTCTGGACGCCAAGATGTTCGATGTAAATAAAAAGGAGCGCTCCACGGCGGTCTATGCCCAGGGGAGCGGTATGGATTCCCTAATCCCAAAGATCAATGAATTCGCCAGAAATATGAACTTCAAGATACTGGGATATGTGCCCGCGGAAGGTGTGGCTGGATATAAGGGCCTTCAGGCCGAAAACCCGAATTTCATCTTTGCTACAAGGGACCTCATGTCAAAGACCGATTTCAGGAAGAGCCCCTTCTGGAAGATCCAAATCAAGGGTGTCGATGTAGGAGATATCGATGGGGACAAGATGAATGAAACGGTGGTGATCGACAAAAATGATCTTTGGATCTACAAGCGCGGTAAAGAAGAGTTCGAGCTCTTTACAAAATTTTCGGGACGCCCCGTGAATAACTTCCTCGCCATAGATATTATGGACCTCAACGATAACGGGATAGACGAGATCTTCATCACAAACGTAAGCAAGGGGAGATTAAGCTCCTTCGTCGTGGAATACAATCCCAAAGCCAAAAAGCTTGTGCGTATCGAAAACAATATTCCCCTCTTTTTCAGGATGTTTACGCTCCCGAAGAGAAAGCCCATGCTCCTTGCGCAAAAGATGGCGATGGACAGCTCGTTTTTTGGGCCGCTCTACAGGGTGGAATATAAAAACGGAGAATACGTAGAGGAGACGGCCCTCGATTTTCCAAGAGGAACCGAAATCTACGGGACAACCCTCCCCGTCGATATAGATTACGATGGAAGACCCGAACTCGTACAGATCGATAAATTTAATCATCTGAATATCGTGGGGCTTGACGGAAAAGAAGAGTGGGCAACTAAAGAATACTGGGGAGGGACGGTAAACTACTTCAATACCAGAGAGAAAGAGGAAAAGATAGAAAAAGGAGGAGATTCCGCCGAACTGGAAGACGGCGAGGTCTACATCCAGACAAGGATATTCATCACGGACCTCAACCACGACGGCTCTTACGAGGTGCTGCTCTGTAAAAACATCTCGGAGACCATGAACCTCTCCCCCAAGTTCAGGCTGTACGAGACAAGCGAGATATACAACCTTTCATGGGACGGCATAAATCTCTCTGAGAACTGGCAGTCACGCCTGATTGACGGATATATCGCGGACTATCAGCTCAAGGACGTCGACTCCGACGGTATAGACGAGCTGGTTGTTGCGGTTGTGTTTTCCTTTGAAATGACCAAACTCGTTCCCGCCAGCAGCGGAGTATTGATATACGAGTTAAGCTTCTAAGGCGGTGTAGCTCAGATGGTTAGAGCATGCGGCTCATATCCGCAGTGTCCGGGGTTCGATTCCCTGCACCGCCACCATTAAACCAAAGGTGGGGGTGGTCGATTCTTGGGGGGGATGGTCGTGGGGGGTTGGTCGAGTTGGGGGGCCAGGTGAGTTGGGGGGGTGATCGGTTTTTAGGGGGCGAGATAGATGGGTAAATGATTCCAAAGAGGGTTGGTTAGTTTGGGGAATGATCGGTTTTAATGGCAGTGTAATTTTAGTCTTTTAGCCCGTCCGCCTTTTTAAAAGGTCGACGGGCTTTTTCTTTGAAATGGATTACTATTAGTAAACATCTATTCGAGGGTTATTAATTTTTGGGGAGGTAAAATCGATTTTTAGGAAAGCACGTCGCTTTTTTAGTAAGATCAGTTAGTGTGTGGATTGCCTGGTTTTTAAAGGCCCGTCCGCCCGCCTTTATGTGAGATCGACGGATTTTTTATCGGTTGTGGATTCTTAAAGGCGATCGGGTGTTTGGGAATGATCGGCTTCAGGCAATTGGCGGGGCCTGGGGACTGATTAATCTTGGGGGCTTCGGGGAATTCTGAGCTCGTCAAATTTAAGGGAATAGGATTAAGGTTATCGGTTTTTAAAACCGTCGGCTTATATTTCAAAGATTGCCAAGATCATTAAAAAGCTCAATGTGAAATTCAATACGAGGGGAGAGGGAATCTGCAATCCGCCTTTCAAAAATAGTAAATAGAGGCACTCCTTAAAGAATCAAGACTGAACACTAATATCCGATTCCCGCTCATCATTATCCGTCCAATTCGATGTCCGTTCCCCTCCTGCGCTCCGTCCATTCGGCCAACCTCTTCCTCTTACCCCATGCCGTCGGCTTCAGTCCAGAAGTTCGATCCTGCT
This window encodes:
- a CDS encoding VCBS repeat-containing protein, giving the protein MSKNNRSVKSVGLKGMKYASLLILTLVFTISFVGLVAGEDNKRIAIVPFQINSPENLDYLEGSIFNMLASRLSVDETISVIERTTVLKALGKDKYALLTADDAVALGKRLGADYVVFGSLTKLGETFSLDAKMFDVNKKERSTAVYAQGSGMDSLIPKINEFARNMNFKILGYVPAEGVAGYKGLQAENPNFIFATRDLMSKTDFRKSPFWKIQIKGVDVGDIDGDKMNETVVIDKNDLWIYKRGKEEFELFTKFSGRPVNNFLAIDIMDLNDNGIDEIFITNVSKGRLSSFVVEYNPKAKKLVRIENNIPLFFRMFTLPKRKPMLLAQKMAMDSSFFGPLYRVEYKNGEYVEETALDFPRGTEIYGTTLPVDIDYDGRPELVQIDKFNHLNIVGLDGKEEWATKEYWGGTVNYFNTREKEEKIEKGGDSAELEDGEVYIQTRIFITDLNHDGSYEVLLCKNISETMNLSPKFRLYETSEIYNLSWDGINLSENWQSRLIDGYIADYQLKDVDSDGIDELVVAVVFSFEMTKLVPASSGVLIYELSF